Part of the Pelodiscus sinensis isolate JC-2024 unplaced genomic scaffold, ASM4963464v1 ctg35, whole genome shotgun sequence genome is shown below.
GAGACATGGCTCCAGGAGAGAATAGTGACCCTCGCGCTCCGTCTTGCGTGCTCATTCGCAACTGAGCCAGTGCTGGGCGCCTGCTCGGTGAGGGATTCTTTGCTATAAATCAGACACCATCATGCCAAAAGTGTTCTTTGCTCTCAGAGCTCGCTATTTGCATTGCGATTATTTTCACTGGCCGAGGTGCGTTTTCCCCCAGAGGTTCCTGGAACCCAGCGGCATTCCTGTTCGTGAGGCAGATGAAAGACGGAGACTTTGCTTGATGGGCGACATCTCCCAGTGCAAGTCTGCCGAAGAGCTCAGAGCAGAGGGAAAACACAGCTGCTCCCTGTTAGtctctatttgtttttttttcctattaggTGTGGAGCTGTCCTGCATCATTAAATCCACCACAACAGCCAATCCGAGGATCGAGTGGAAGAAAATCAAAGGCGATGACAAGACCTATGTGTTTTTTGACAATAAAATTCAGGGTATGAAGATGTGTTCCCCTTTTGCCTCTTTCTAGGAGGGCAGGGATTCTGCTTCTCCTAGTTATTTCCGAAACCCTTGTCGCTCAGCCGAGGGTCAGAACTGAGGGAAGCCTGGACCCTCCTTCCCTGCGGTCAGACCTCAGCCGAGTGGTCAGCAGTGAGGAGTTGCAAAGAGAGCTGTTGTGAGAATAGAAGGGGAACTTTGCATCCTTTAGGTGGGATCATTTACTGGGTGAAGAGAAGGTACAATTAGTTTAGCCCGCTTAGTCTTGGACCCTGGGTCCGTTAATGTCCTGACTGTTACAAAACCAAGCTGAGCAAGGCTGTCAGGACCAGACTTTTCTTCCCTTGTGTCCAGTATGAAACTTGGAAGATCTACCGTCGTCTCAGATAACACTGCTTGCTGGAGTAATCACTGGAGTGCCACTTCCCACTCGTTTGGGAGGGGTTATGTTAAGGTATCGCCAGCTCTAGGATCTGGAGAGTGATCAGGATTGGAAATCCATTCTCTGGCTTTATGGCTTGCAACAGCTGTTAGGCTTTCCCATTCAGATTCTTCCCCTTCTTCAGAGCGATAGCCCTTGCGTGCATTGGTGGAGGGTGCAGCTGGAGATGCGATCTGTCCTGTTCgtctctctgcccctctccaggAGACTTCGTAACTCGGGCAGAAATCCTCAGCCGGACATCGCTGGTGATCAAAAACGTCACCCGCATGGACACTGCCACCTACCGCTGCGAAGTGGCAGCCCCAGATGATGAAAACATAGCAGATGAGATAAGCATCCAGCTTACAGTGCAAGGTATTGCCGATACTGCTGACTAAACAGTGCACCGTGTCTGGTTCCCAAGACAATCAGCCTTCTGTGCTGGGCATCCCCTCGGGAGGGAAAGCAGCCCCGGGTATGCTAGGTGGGGTCCAGCTGCTCTGTGCTGCAAGGGGGCACTGGCCAGCACTGTATCCCCTAGGCCACGCGGCATCCTTATTGTCAGGGTGCCCCTTATCCCTCCAGTCCCGGGGCCTGGGGCGCTGCACGGTGGTGGGCAGTGTGATTCACATGTTTTGTGTCTCTTCCTCCAAGTGAAGCCAGTTGCTCCCAGATGCAGGGTCCCAAAAGCTGTGCCCGTGGGCAAAACCGCCACCCTTCACTGCCACGAGAATGAAGGCTACCCGGAGTCCACGTACAGCTGGTACCACAACAGCGAACCTTTACCGACCGACTCCAAATCGAACCCCAAGTTCCGTAACTCCTCCTTCATCCTGAATCCTGGAACGGGCACCCTGGTAAAGCTCTTGGGGAAATGGCTgagtgctgctgctgggctgttGGGCCGCCTGGCGGAAGGAAAGGGGACCTGCTCTTCGTGGATGCCCACATTAGGAGTGGCCTAAAGAGGAGGCAATGGGAGCAGATTAGGTGTTCTAGCCCCTCGGGGCTGGCCGAGTCCAGCTGGAGGATCTGGGGGATAAGGATGTGAACGAttaacccagtggttcccaaactttttgatactgggACCAATAAACCCATTCACAAGATTTTggaggtaacatttatttgcatattcattaatcaaatgatgaatatacaaataaattGTGTCGCTGGTCCTACCTGTCCTGCGGGTTGTTCCGCCCCTGCGCCTGGCCCAAGGCCTGGCCGACACCGGCTTCCCCGGCTGCGTCCAGCGCTGGGCGTTCTGCTTCAGTGTGCGTGGCAcccggccttctccctgggtcctagcgcccgccGGATCTAGCCCTGCTGCCTGGGAACACGCCTGGCAGAGATGCTGCGGCGGCGGGCGCTCTCCCAAGAGGGCTGCGCTCGGCCGTGCAGGGTGCTGTTCCCCCGTTACGCAAATTAATAGGATCGGGCACAATAATCTTTCTAAGGACAGGTATTTTTTTCCTATAATACTGGGCCGCGGACCccactttgggaaatgctggatTAACCCATtacctggtaagcctcaccctgaACGCAGGAGGCTTACCAGGTCAGGTTAAccagcgggggctggagcagggggctgcttcgGTCGTCCACAGCAGCCTTTGTCCGTGGCGGGCCCAGGGATGGCAAGCAGGGCCGCTCTAGTCAGACTGGAGGCAGCCCCCCACCCTCGGTGTCCTtcaatcagttaattggttaaacaatgaaatgggatttttcatCCTTACTGGGGGAGGAAGGACTCTATGGGAGCCGAAGAGATGACTCTAGAGTGGCCAGAGACCActcttgtggggagggaggactggcataattccccccgccccccgcacttTCCTCTCTGTTTCTAGTGAAAGGGTTCCCATAAGAAGTCAGCGCTGTAGAAAAGGAAGAAGCAGTGTTCCTGGCCCTCAAAGGTCTCTCTCAATCGCTGTCTTCCCAGGGGAAGTGTCCCAGGTCCAGTTTGCAGCCTGTGTGACTAAGGGAGATGTTTTGCTCTAAAAGAGGTGACACTAGTTGCTTGTTGGGGCTCTCTTGGGTCTGTGCAACTGGAGTATCTCCAGGCTGCAgacctggcagcacgttctgctcCCTGCAGTCTTTGATGTGATCAGAAGGCAAGCAAAGAAATGCCTGTCTATATTTACAGCCTCCTTTTGTGGGTCATTAAGGCCGAGCCCTCTGGCAGCTTTGGGTGTAGTGTAACACGTTTGTGGGCCGTGATCCCGACTCCTGTCTGACATCATGCTTCCTCCGAAACAGGTCTTCGCTGCCGTGCAGAAGGGTGATGCTGGCCGCTACTACTGCATAGCGACGAACGATGTCGGCTCTGCCAAGTGCGAGGAGCAGGAGATGGAAATCTGTGAGTGGATCTGCCCACCTGGAGGAAGTGGTGGCTGTATAGTCAGAAGCTCGGCAGCGTTGGGGAGCCGGTTCCCGTTGGTATCTCATGCAGCATCCAGTCTGTTCGTGGCTCTGCAAGCTTCAGTGCGGACGTGCCTCAATAATTCCTGGATTCCCGCAGGCAGCATGGTGCTGCACAGGCGGATGAGGCAGAGCCGTGGCTCCTGGCATCTGAAAGTCTAAATAGCAGCGGGGGCCAAGTGTGGGCAAGAGCTAGCAAAAAAGAATTGCTAATGGAAGCCAGGGAGAGCAGATTGGCTCAATTAGTTTCACAATTCCAGAGGTTCCTTAGCTGATTTGGATATTTGATTCTACTCATTAGAATTAATTATGTTTCTTACGGTAGCGCGTAAGGCCCGCCTGCTGCTAGGCACAACCCAGACCCGGAACGACTAGCAGTGCCTGCTCCTACGAGCATGTAGTGCAAACAGACCTGTCAGACacaggagtggagggagggggtctAACCAACAGCGAGCAGTCTGATGGCAGCAAAAGACACGTTAGCACCGTGGTTTTACGGACAGGGTTGGCGTAGTGCGGCTGAGACGAGGGAAGAGAATGGaggcgtggagggggcagggcagacgaGGGGCTAGTGTGGAAATGAAGAGTCTTTGGTTACGTGGGAGTTGGAAGGTGTTAACGTCCAGTCAGAGCAAACGTATTGGTGTTGCTCTGGCCAAGAGAGCACGGTAAGAATAGAAGGGCAGCTCCGGCAGCGTGAGGGTCGGTTGCTCGAGTATGATCCCTAGGAACGTGCTCAGGGCAGGTAGCTCTTCCCACTGCTCACAACTGCTGTTTTTAAGCAAACTGGCTTGATCTGAGCTAGCAGGGGCACATCTGCTTGGGCTGGAGATTGCACTTCGCTCTCCTCCAGAGGAGCTGGAAGGAGCAAACAGCCAATCAGCACAGGCCAGAGAAAGAGCACTCGGAACCGTAGGACGTTCTTGTTCAGAGGCGTCTGCTTTGGCTGCTTCCACCAGGTGTGGGCTGTGGCTGGTGCCGCCTGGTAATTTTCCCTTGGGTCTACAGTCGGGTCTTTCTTCGAAAAGGCTCCCAAAGCACTTGACTAACTTGAGCTTCTTAACAAACGTGCATTCTCAGTCCAGGTGCCTTCCAGGAGGGACGTAGGTATCTCTGTAATTGCCCAGGCAGGGCCAAGAAGCCCTGGTCTAGTTGAGAGTACAGACGATCTTTGGATTACTCCCTCATGCTCTGCAACATCACTGACATTTGCACACAGTGCATGTTACAAACCTTGGCCTCCTGAATCATAGCTCTTCGCTATTGCTGCACACCTGTGCTGGTGAGCAAGGGCAAGAGGTGGCCCAGGCTGAGAGCCGGCGGCTATGGGATGGGAGGTTGGGAGCTTTGCAATGTTAGTGTTTATTCCTGAATCCGAGTCGCACCTTGGGGTTAGTGAAGAGGAGTAAAAGGTGGGGATCAGGGCCTGGTGTGTAGAGGATGGAAGCAAACACAAAATACTGGGCCCATGCTCATGTAATGGATAGGAAGAGACTACTGGTGGGGGTTAGGAGGAGACAGTCTGGCCAGGTGTGCGTGGAATCTTGGGGGTAAAGGTTTCATGCAAGctagtgtgggggggagggtggaagactGGGTACCTCTGGGGATCAGTGATTGATGCCTTCTCTCCTCTCCAGATGATCTTAATATTGGTGGAATTATCGGTGGAGTTCTAGTGGTCGTGGTGGTTCTGGTGCTGATAACGCTGGGCATCTGTTGTGCCTACAGAAGGGGTTACTTTGTGAATAACAAACAGACCGGGAAAAGGTACGATTAGATTTGCCACCTTCTCTCCCATACTCCTCTGTCTTTCCTAGCATACGCTGTAGTAGCAGGGCCTGGCACCTGCTATGCTAGAGCACGGGTCACTGCCTGAAATGCTTCTTATTTCCCCAATTAACTCTCTAGAGCAGCCCAACTCCACAGGTGCTCTCTGAAGGCAGATCTGCACAAAGAAGTTGGCATGCACAAGGGCTAACCTTGACACGTCTCGTGCGATAAGGACGGCTAGAGGAAGAAGCCTTGCTCTAGTAGTTTGGCACTTTGCACAGAAGCGGGGGCTTAGCCCCGCTAATTCCCAGCCATCCCAGCTGCATTTACACACGAGCTTGGCAGATGCTTCTTTTGATCACATGCTGCTGGCATTTAGAAGTCAGGGATTTACTGAGCAGAGCTCATTGTGTAATCAGGCCATGCTCAGGAAATGTGAGAGAGCTGGAAGCACACCTCTTACTGGGTACATCCCAGCACTTCCCTTTGGGATTACAACAGCCATCTCTGAGTTGATCCCATCATTGAGAATTCACAGACAGTACAGAACATTTAAGACTGCAGCATTATGGGAGCCGAAAGGTCAGAATATAAATAGCTTCCAAGATGAGAAACAGAATGACGTTTTACTCAAATTCCGGGATTGCGTAACCTCTGATAGAAGCTGCATTGGCCCATTTCAGTGTCAGATTTCAGCAAGAGCCTGGCCCCCTGTTTGCAAGAGGCTCCGCCCCCTATTTAAACATGACTCCAAGTGGATGCATGCTGGGGAAGCAGGACTTTAAACTAGAATTTTCTGATTCCGCTAGTTTTGTCAAGCACCCCATGCAATAAAGGATTATCAGTAAACCTGCCAGCAGGCAATCAAGAGTTTAAATTTAATTGCATAGTAATTATCAGAGGAAATTATGCTGCAGTGGCAAAGAAAGACACAGCAGTGAtcagagggagggaggctggaaaaCTAAAGTTCCATTCATAGTTGCTGTGGTCAGAAGCATAGAGACGGCAGAGACACAGTTGGCACCTTCTCCCCCTGCATGAAGGGCTCCTGTAAGGAGCAGGAGGATAGTTAGTAGGGAAagcccagctgctctgagtgGGGAAAAGGTCCAGGCTGGCTTTAAGCAGAGCTCGCTGTGCCCAGTTCAGTTTTCGTTTTGACAAAAAATACTTTTAATTGTCCTTCCCACCAGAATATTAACACCAcacaccaccaccaaaaacatcCCTTCTGCTTTGCAATCGCACAGCTCATCGTCACAGGAATCAGCTCTTTTTCCCTTATTTCAGCTACAAGACTCCAGCAAAACCAGATGGTGTTAACTATATCCAGACAGACGACGAGGTAAGCTCAGGGATGGAAACAGTGTGCACATTACATCTTTCCTTTTAGATCTTTGAAGGGGTTGGGGAAGGGCCTCCCAGCTCAGGAATCACACatcacctaggctacatctacactggcacccttttccggaaatgcttaaaacggaacagttttccgttataagtatttccggaaaaagcacgtctacattggcaggatgcttttctgcaaaagcactttttccagaaaaaagccccgatcgtcattttcgcgatcggggctttttggcggaaaagactactgtgctgtctacactggcccttttctggaacagtttttccggaaaaggacttttgcccgaacgggagcagcatagtttttccggaaaaacactgacaattttacggtagatcatcattgcttttccgggaaaagcaagcggccagtgtagacagctggcaagttattccgcttttccggaataagtggcccagtgtagacacagccctagggccTATAGTTACTCTCCAGAACAGAATTTCTTCAAGCATGGGTCGGACATAACTTGTGACATGAGGACCTAGGACTAAGAGGAAGGACAACAGCTGGGTTTTCCTTGGGAAAGGCTTGgtccacatctccacttgccagaTGTTCTTCTGGTGATCAAtcctctggggtttgatttagcaggtctagtaaagacctgctaaagcAAATGCTAAGGGCACCCCTGTCGGTGCCAGTGCTCCTTgcggtcacaaggagtaagggaagtcaacaagaGTGTTTCTCCCATTGTGAAACTGCTCCAGAAAATCAGTGCAAGGTACATAGATtccagccagacagttcacatagctgaagttgcatatcttgcatcaattttttctgccagtgtagaccaggtcctAATTCTTGTACACTCTCTAGCGTAGGTCCTTTCTATGAATGATGGTGTTTAATCCTGAGAGTGGATTATAGCTTTATCAATCACGTATACTCTATTAATCAAGTCTGTCCAGGACAACACCCGTACTAGGCAACTGCCTGTCTTCAGGGACACCCCCAGTGTATCAAAGACAGCTCTGTTCTAGTTTAAGTAGCTAGCTGACTGCCTCCCATGGGATGAGCTTTTCTGGATTAATCAGACAGTCCATACTGGTGATGTAAGAAAGAGACTAGTGTATTTCATCCTAGGCTTCTCCTAATCTTTCTGTGGGCAGGGACCCCAAAGAAgcagtgggagagaggagaggaagtttctGCATTGGATGGGATCATTTGAAAGGAAACGTTAGGAGCTGGGTATTATGGGTGGACACTCGTCCTTACCAGCTTCTACAGGACGGAATGAGACAGAGGCCCAGAtgggattttggggggaaaaacaagatTACACAAATCACACCTGGTTTGCAAGGGTGGATTTGGGTTGGAGAGAGCGGATAGGAAGGTACCAGGCGATCCGTGGGGAATTTTGCTCCACCCGTTACTCTTTCATTGCAGGGTGACTTCAGACACAAATCGTCATTTGTTATCTGAGATGCCAAAAGAAGATTGCAAAGCATCCCGAACAAGTATGAAAATACCTCCCACAGGAACTCAACGCAAGAGCAAAAAGATGAACAAAGTGCGCTTGGAAGAGTTTAGAAAACACACAGACTTGACTTTTTTTTGCCAAAGTTAACACCACTCACTCCAAACCTCCGAACTCAGTCTTTTTCCTCTCCCAGAGATACCACCTGGACCACTTAACACCCCCCCTTGCACTGAGGAGCGGTTACCCTCCCTAAGATGGAGCATTTCCCTCCGCAAAGCTGTAGCCTTCGGAGCTGCAGATGCTCCTGGAACTGCCTTCTCCCTGGGGTGCAACCAGAATGTCCAGGCCAAACAGGGGAGAAGCTTTAGGTAAATGGGCATCTTGACCCAATAGACAAAAGGTGCTGATGTGGCAATAGATTCTAATCAAGATTCATCTGCAAAAGGGGAGAATCTTCTGCATAGCAGCTCAATGTTTAGGCTTGGGGCAGCCTTTACAGCTGTAACACAATTGTGCTGTTACCAGCTCCGCAAGTGAGGGTTTCATGCCCTCCCTTGTGTAATTTTATCATTAAAGGTCTGCTAGGCTGAGCTGTCAGAACTACATTTCCACAGAGCTCCTGAGCATGAGCCACACAGGCTACTGAATTCATTCACTGGCCCCAGTTGAGCATGTAGCGTGGGCCTCCGATGTTTGATTTGTGGGATTTAGGCACTCCAATCTGGGCTTGATTCTGTAGATGTGGAGATGGAATCTGCATCAAGCCCACAGTGATGGGTGAAGATGTAGTACAAGCAACCAACTGCTTTGAAGTTCTAACCCCTTCTGCAGCAGTGGTGAATTCCGGTTTCCCTGCCCCCTCGCACGTGCAAAGATTGCTTTTGTTCAGTTTTACGTAAAAAACCTTCCCTGTATGCAGGTAGCTTTTAATTCCAGTTTGCACCAAGCAGGCTTGCCTGTTGTGTAgctgtttaaatatttttaagatTCTTACCCTGTAGAATCTTAGCATTAAGATCTCCCTTTTATGACATTTAAAGCCAAAACCACTTTCGTGAGCTGATTCTCACAATAGTACAGAGATGAATTCAAGCTTTTCTATAGACGCCGTTGATTTTGTAAAATTCTGTGTTCTAAATTTTTGCAAAGATATATTTTGATTACTTCAGCGAACGTAGcatttctatttaaaatgtaaatatgttATGCCAACAGTGTTAAATAAtatagttatttttttaaatacaagtcCTTTTTAAACGGCAGCCAGGAGCTCAAATGCTGCTACAGCATGGCAGTATCAGAGCATATCAGTATTATTGCAGAGTGCAGCACAAGCAACTTTACCAAGTGTGGCCAGAGAAGCATCCTCTTTCTCCCAAGCTAGCTTCAACATTTTCCTTGCCAAGAGAGGTCTTATAGGCTATAGAGTCACTCAGGGATCCTTTCTGTAAGTTTAAGGCAGAAGTTAATTCAGTTTTATATTTCAAATTACTGTTTTCTTGCAAAAGACCAGTGCCCATTTGCAAGAGTTATCCTGTGAAGATTTTTGAATTCAGTTCTGACCAAGTGACAGAGTGACTAATGGTTGCCGAAGATCAATCTCTCTGCGAGTTCTTTAAGCTCATTCAAAATCTGGCAGCTACACCATCTCTTGAGAATTTTTAGATTGCATAGCAAGGGGTAGGGGGCAGATAGCTCTGGAATTCTGAAAGCAAAAAGCTTGATAGAAAACTGCTTTCAAGACGTTAGTTATAACTTCTTAGATGGTAGGTGCTACCACTTTCTTGTCTTTAAAGGGATCGTATAGAATTCCTTGCATTCAGAGATGTACACTTATGGCATTGGGCAAATGTTAAATGTAGATGCAACACTAGAGCTGTTCAGTGCTGTGATTGAAGAATGGATTTTAATGTAGCATAAtttagtgttttatttcaaatataaatTGAGTTGTCTTACCTTTTGATGCATACAGTATTTTGAATACTTGACAATTTGGACTGTCAGTGTTATTATTTTTTTTGTTGTGTTCTGTATTAATCTGCCTTGGACTTTCCACCACATATTGAGTGATTTTTGGGGGCCTTGCTGGACATGCCATTGCTGCATTTATTTAAATTTAGTCCCAACACTTCCTTCACttgctttcaaaagcagaggtaTAGATGAGGTAGCAGTAATATGGGTGTGCTCtccagagggtagggacacctcACAATTGATTTACAGTTACCTTTAAGATGTGATCTTCACCCAAACTGGGTATTCCTGTCTATTGGCTGAATTTTGTCCCTTGAGAATGGGATAATTTAACACACTTTACCCTCCAGTTGTATCCACGACTCCTTTTTTTTTATATTGCTTATAGAACATTAAGatgaagagagggaaaaaaagcttaCATTCATAGCTTCTGGCATTATAGGGAGTACGTCTGACACTTTTAACCTTTTACCAGAGGCAGGATTTCTCAGCTAGCAGACTCAGCATGCATGGTGAATACGACAGATTTATTTTTCAGCTCTAAAAATGTGACAGTGGCATCTCTAGTGGGATAAAAGGACCCTTCCCCCTCCAAGACATAACTCAGCCTATTTGATTTACAGAACTTGCTGTAAATAGTTTAATCTGCAGGTTTGTACTAATGTATT
Proteins encoded:
- the LOC142824443 gene encoding junctional adhesion molecule C-like — translated: MALGRRALLLLLPLLGYRILAVELTSSNKKPVVQEFQRVELSCIIKSTTTANPRIEWKKIKGDDKTYVFFDNKIQGDFVTRAEILSRTSLVIKNVTRMDTATYRCEVAAPDDENIADEISIQLTVQVKPVAPRCRVPKAVPVGKTATLHCHENEGYPESTYSWYHNSEPLPTDSKSNPKFRNSSFILNPGTGTLVFAAVQKGDAGRYYCIATNDVGSAKCEEQEMEIYDLNIGGIIGGVLVVVVVLVLITLGICCAYRRGYFVNNKQTGKSYKTPAKPDGVNYIQTDDEGDFRHKSSFVI